GGTAGGTATCAGATGTGTTGCATGACTGTTTTCTCTTTCCTGTTGACTGAACAAAATGAATGACATCCTGGGCCTCTGACCTACTTCTCTATTTGTGCCTGGAagaaattttctttgaaaaaccTTAGTATTGTCTCCAGGCAGTAAACTGCTTATAGCATTCCTTCATAGTTAATGAACATCTAATATTCAGTGTACGATAAATTTTTTTTcggttattatttgtttgactttATTAGCAACATGTAGGTAACATTTGTTGCATGTGTATTAATAAATGAAGTGCTTCCCTCGGAGAAGGAAATGAAACAGTCTAGAAAACAAGGAAATTTTCGCAAAGCTGTGTAACTCAATGAGTTTTGCTGAAAAATAATATAGGTAAATCgttaaatgaaacttttttatattttatttaaaagcATTGTGTACTTCACCTTCatgttcttttttgtattttcagtatttttgaattgtaataatttttttggaCACATCCCTTTGTTTAAggaaacatgtttattttcatgatTATTCCCACagttatttaaaattaaaactttctgaattgatttctttgttttgcAGGTCAGACACAGAAACTCCAGGAAGGTGTTTGCCATGAAGCTGTTGAGCAAGTATGAAATGGTATGTGTAACGTCTCCATATCTTAGATCTCTCTTACTTGGTGTCTGTTTTTTCTGTCCTCTTACTTAGTGTCTGTTTTTCCTGTGCTCTTTCTTGGTGTCTGTTTTTTCTGTGCTCTTTCTTGGTGTCTGTTTTTTCTGTCCTCGTACTTGGTGTCTGTTTTTTCTGTCCTCGTACttggtgtctgtttttctgtgCTCTTACTTGATGTCTATTTTTTTCTGTCCTCTTACTTAgtgtctgtttttttctgtctctgTTACTTAGTGTCTGTTTTTCCTGTCCTCTCATTTGTTCATCTGTTTCACATCCAAATGTTTGACTTGATGAAATTTTCAGCACAAGAGTTCATTTTGTGGAActtcagatcaagtttgaaaaccagcCTGATCCATGGATATAAGTGTGGCATATTAAGGAAATTCTGTGATTCTCATTGATTGCAGGTTTCATTGCAATAACGGCTacaaatattttctgattatGGTAAAATTTTGTGAGCAGGTTCGTTTTGTGTAGCCTCAGAACAAGATTGAAAATGAATGTGATTCGTGCAGAAGATTTGGCCTATTTAGTGTCAGATATaaatttactgttttttttttttttttttttttttttttttgtagataaaAAGATCCGATTCAGCATTTTTCTGGGAGGAGCGAGAAATCATGGCCAATGCTAACAGCGAGTGGATAGTCCAGGTAAGAGCTGAAGATACAGTGATGATGTGACAGCGGTTAATTTTGTGTAATGTAACAAATGGTCAGCTAgccatgtacatgaatacagcTACTGGACGTGTACATTTATGCACTTGACGGAGAGTGGTCGTTTACTCTGGACACTTCGTATTCTAAAGCAATAGATCCATCGGTTTAGTCAGGGGTGTGTCTCCGTGTCTTTGAGACATCCTATTCTCACAGAATTAACATGCAAGAGATAGGGAAATGGGAGAAAAaatctggctaaatctatgaaTAGACTTGACATTGAACAATTCTAGAGTACTCTAGTCAGAAACATCTAAGTATATATAGAAATCACTGAAATCGGAGTATCACATGAAGTCCTTTTGACATAAATATAGAAATGAACATGAATTATGAAGATGTTTTTGAGGATTATTTATGATAGGGcttgtcacttttttttttaagtaataaGAGCTATACttcataatttatatatatatatatatataaaggtatATACCCTAATTTTTTGACCCAACCACCCCTgagaccaatattttgaaacattctgagagcaCTAagtggtgtagagaaataatctacacagttttgtgaagctggCATCTTTAGTGCCACACGCATATCATtcttggcatcatttttataataattatgtgcataaattcaaatgaaaaaaaggttgaagatttacagtatctGAGTGTTTGAAAAAATGCCCAATGTCAGTGTTCTTTATGTGGGGTAGCCTTGTGGTGTACCTCAGCCTGTCTGGTATGTCAGTCCGACATCAAGTTTATCCCCTGTATGTGACAAACTCCACACTAACTCTCGGCTGTCAGTGTCATGATACATCACAGAAGATTTCTAGTCTTGATACAGCACAAATCCCAAGTTTGTTGATGAAAGAAAACATTCACATTATTTACTGGTGAACTATCCCATATTGTGGTTTTTCACTGAACCAACTCTGCTAAAATTTGCCAGTTGTCTGTCatcaagtatttgtttttatcaaaCCACAGCCCATCGTCCTTCATTAATCATTCTCCAGGGATATGTCCCAGCTAGGTTATGTGAACTGGAGACAGGAAGACTTTGTAACAGGGAACTATAAAAATTTTATAAGCGTGTTGAAAAAGGTTCAGTGACAAACAGTAATAAGACATGATCCAAATATTGAAATCAGAGCGCAAACCTCTGTCATTGCTGAGTGTACAAATTGTCAGACTACAgacaaagggacaatactcCACATTTGTGCCCTATCTCACAGCAGGGAAGGATTGTTTAGAAAGTTCCTGCAGCTGGATGGATCCAGGTCTTTACCAAACTTGAGTAGATTGATGCTTGGCCCAAGGCCAAGGTGTTGATTTCGGCCAAATCTATTCATAGCTATTTTTGATAAAGTTGCTAACAGACAGATAAATGAACACcggcaaaaataaatgaactccTTTGTGTTGATTATATTAAACGacctcgtttttttttttttttgggactcattttcattttacatttctCGTCTACATTTCTCTTTAAAGGTTTACTTTCCctctacatgtaacatgtcttcCACAGAACTTTTTTGAGGACTGACATTTTCCAGCTACTTTACTTGTTTCTGTGTGCACTTCTCGTTTCAGTAATTTTGTATGAGTACATGTTTTCGTTTTCCAGCTCCTTTACTGGTTTCCGTCTGCACTATTTGTATGAGTACATGTTTTCGTTTTCCTGCTCCTTAACTCGTTTCTGGCTGcactttttgtgtgagtaagTGTTTTCGTTTTCCAGCTCCATTACTCGTTTCAAGATCCACGATACCTGTACATGGTGATGGACTACATGCCAGGGGGTGATTTGGTCAACCTCATGAGCAATTACGATGTTCCAGAGAAATGGGCCAAGTTTTACTGTGCAGAGGTGGTGCTAGCTCTAGATGCCATTCACTCTATGGGCTTCGTTCATAGGTCTGTCACAAACCTCAAAAATAGCCCGCGAAATTCTTTAaagtttgtattttgtatatgcTGTATTTACAATCATCTTGTGTCGTCGGACATTAATAGCAAAGTTTACAtagtataagtatatataagtgaaacagttcATTAATATTTTTGCGAAGGATTTTTATAAAACCTTCAGCTTTTCACCGCTTAAAATAACATTAGAACTTTATGTTccacatatattttctttatgttgaatttacAGAGTTGAACAATATGAAGTGAATATTCTCTCGtgcagaaatgaaaataaaacatgtgaaatgAACAAGACTTTGTTCTTCGTAAGAACATGGTTGAAGGACAGAGTTTAATATTGTGGTTGATGTTGCAGGGATGTGAAGCCTGACAACATGTTACTGGACGCAGCTGGCCATCTCAAATTGGCCGACTTTGGCACCTGCATGAGGATGGATAAGGTTTGTGCATGATTTTAGGCCATACACTCGTTTTTGGGAACTCGTCTCACAGAATGTAAATATAGGAACatgtctggcttcctctccggccgtacgtgggaaggtcttccagcaacctgcggatggtcgtgggtttcccccgggctctgcccggtttcctcccaccataatgctggctgccgtcgtataagtgaaatattcttgagtacggcgtaaaacaccaatcaaataataaataaataaatatgaacatgtcAACGAGCATATGGCTGTTTAAaatagtcattttttttttttaaattaaaaaccaGGACAAACAACCAAACTGTTTTAATGCATATAGGTAATACATATAGGGCTAAATCAATACTTAGAAATTTGTGTTAATGCACAGGTAATCAGATGTTTAATTTACGTAGAATTTGATTTGATGATTTGTTCAACTTTTGCATTGACACAAGCGTTGTACCTGTAACTGTGAAGAACGAAAGGTAATGGTAAATTATggtaaaatgaaatgttgaatcaTAATGAATCAGGACTGATctgtcatttctggtgtattACTTGAAACTTATCAATGGATGATTGAATGATAGCTGATGAGTGACTATTCTGTGTGTAAATAGAGACAATGTTAGTGGTAGGAAATTATTCTAACTCGTAACTTCTTATACGTTTTTTTCCAGGATGGCATGGTGCGCTCAGACACGGCTGTGGGCACCCCAGATTACATCTCCCCAGAGGTGCTCAAGTCCCAGGGTGGGGACGGCTATTACGGCCGGGAATGTGACTGGTGGTCTGTCGGGGTCTTCCTTTATGAGATGCTTGTCGGTGAGAAATTAGGCTACTAGACTACTAGACTGAGCAGAAATGTCTGACTACATGGACATGCATTTctgctgttgtctttttttcatcACAAGTTTCAGGAGCATAGCACTGTTACATTACAATTCTCCTGTCATATTATACTAGAGTTACAGGGGATGAAGTGAGTCTGACTATCTCTGCTGCTATATGTGTCGTCGCGAGTTTCAGGAGCATAACACTATTACATTACAGTTCTCCTGTCATATTACACAAGAGTTACAGGAGACGAAGTGAGTCTGACTACCTCTGCTGCTGTATATATGTCATCACAAGTTCAGGAGCATAACATCCTGTCATATTACACTAGAGTTACAGCAGAGTGTTGCTAGTTTTAAGTCATAGTGCAGGTTGCTTAATGGTTTAACCATAGTGCTGGTTGCTGAACAGTTTGATCATAGTGACAGGTGGGTGATAGTTTATCAACATTGTATATTCTACAGCTGTTAGCTGGCATATTATTATATAAGTTGTTATCTTGCTCTTAATGACCGGTCCCCGATATCTCAGTTGTTAGAGCGCCTGCTTTGGGagcggcagatccagggtcaatcctgggtcgagtcatacctaagacattaaaagaggaagttgtaactttcccgcttgacgttcagcatgaaggggataaagcaacaactggttgacccatattagtataatggcttgggtggggcagcttacttttGCCTCcggtatgtcgtctcagtgaagcagcattagataaaagagcaatggaaatccatcctgcaacaaggaggcacattacatgcactctaagaactccatcgtcatcatataactgaaaaattgttaagtacgacattaaaacccaagcactcactcactcactcactcctactCTTAGTGATGTCTAAATTTTACTCTCATCTAGCTCATCTGCTGATCAACTAGGCATAACAAATCACAAATTTAACATCTAAAGTACATAATTTTTCCTGAAGCACCTGTGTGAAATTTCAATGAGCTGAAGAAAATGCTTCCTGTATGCTGAAGCAGTATTAGCATTTATGTTTCTCTTTAAGTAACTCTGTCATACCTACATTGGGAGTTTACAGGCCGACATATTGCCTCACACAATCTTATGATTTGattggggacctccgtggctcagttggttagctcgctagcgcagcctaatgacccaagagcctctcaagaatgcggttgctgtgagttcaagtccagctcatgatagGTTCCTCTCcaatcgtacgtgggaaggtctggcagcaacctgcagatggttgtgggtttcccctgggctctggcctgtttcctcccaccataatgctggctgctgtcgtataaatgaaatgttcttgagtacggggtaaaacagcaatcaaataaatatgatttgatcCTGATTGACTTCATCTCTTTCTGGTTTCAGGTGACACTCCATTCTATGCAGACTCGTTGGTAGGGACATATGGCAAAATCATGGATCACAAAAATTCCCTCGACTTTCCCCAGGATCTAGAGATTTCCAGTGAAGCCAAGAGCCTGATTTGTGCATTTCTGACTGACAGGTGAGAGGCAGGGGTTTCTCTGCCGTGATTTGCCTGTGTTCTTCATCAGTGGACTGCAAGTCTTAGTTTATGATTTTAACCTTGGTAATGTGTAACTGTCCTGTAAATAATACAGTGCTGATATTTAGTGTCCAAATAATGATGGTGAATAACTAGATGAGAAGgtcaaataaatgtttgaaagtATGTATTCTTTTTGTGCTGCATTGAAGAGCATTTCACCTTTTTTGGAGGTCATACGTACGGGATGATGAAACTATCAGGCATCACGACAATCCAGCATGGAATTcagatatgcatgttttatttgtgaTTGCAGGGTAGAGAGATTAGGTCAACACGGAGTGGATGAGATTAAATCTCATAGGTTTTTCAAAAATGAGACGTGGTCATGGTCAACGATAAGAACAAGTGAGTGCAAATTGTGGATTAACTtctgtgtgtgagtgagtgagtgagtgagtgcttggggtttaacgttgtactcaacaataattcagtcatatgacgacgaagggatctttagggtgtatgtaatgtgcctccttgtcgcaggacggatttccaccgctcttttatctagtgctgcttcactgagacgacttaccgaaggcaagtaagccactccgcctgagccattatactgatacaggtcaaccaattgttgcactatccccttcatgctgaacaccaaccgttcttttaaagccttaggaccgccgtcgtataagtgaaatattcttgagtaaaacaccaatcaaataaataaataaataaagccttaggtgtgactcgatccaggaacttctgtgtgtgtgtttgttttgtgatAGTGTTGAGGAGAACATTGTAATGGATGCCATATATTCTACTGGGTTAACATGGTAAAGGCAGAACGGTACTGTTTGAAGTCGGTTTTTCTTTTGTACTCTCTTGAAATTATTGTTGCAGATGCCATGATGTCTCCAGCTTAATCATAAATAGATTTTGGTCATATCTATCAAAAGTTCTGATCATTTTTAGTGTGATACAAAATCCTCCtctttatgtatattttaagaaCAAATTCAGTGATTTCACTTTGAAGAAAAAGTAGCTGACTGCAAACAAGAACAGCGTTAAAAACTAGGCGCTTGTCATGAAGTACATGACAACAGTGCCACTGATTATTCACTTATGTTTGATATGTCGTACAATTCTGATACTGGTTCTGACGTTCTCAGAACTGACGAAATTTTCCTGTGTTTTAAACTTCTTCCAGGTCGTCAATTCGCTAGAGCCTGCATTTTCTCTTGTATTAGCATCCTTCACCgttaaatttcactgaaattttaaGTTTATTTGGAAAAATGCTTAAGAATGAAATGAACTGTTTGTTTGTTAACCAGCCAATCCTCCAGTAGTACCAGACTTGACCAGTGATGTTGACACAAGTAACTTTGATGAAATAGAGAAGGATGAAAGCCCTCCGGAGACATTTGCTGTTCCCAAAGCCTTTGCGGGAAACCATCTGCCCTTCATTGGCTTCACCTATAACAGGGATAACATGTAAGATTTGGGCTGTTATGAACTGTACTCCCTCAAAAAGTAAAAGATTTCAAAAATCAAACACATATGActtcaaaataaaacttcaaCAGTGTGGCTCAAATCACATGTTTTAAAGTTCTGGGGTCACTTTCACTAATCAAATTTCTTTTAACGTTTTTCATATATGATGCTGTGTAGGTTATAAGACCATGAAGTGAGATTTACCTGGAAAGTTATGAAAACTTGATGTGCAACATTTTGTAAGAGTGACTTCTGATTTATTAGCATTAGAGTTAAATCTAAGGTCACACCTGAGTTTAACTTGCTCTTTTTTGGGATATAGGCTAGTTAGGCAGAAATATCTATTTTAATCAATACAAAAATCAGTACAATAACTGTTGTTCTTAATAGACGATGCATTTGAATTGATCATTCGAATTGATTAATTTTTCTTAAGTTGTGTGACAGTATGTTGAACTGCTGctcgtttttttcttttcagattatTTGGTAATACTCCAGCATCCACTCCAGTAAGTACTTCTATAaacctgtttaaaaaaaaaacaacaaaatagatgtgaaaggctacatgtattaacttCAGTGCTGCAGCATAACAACCTGTAGCTTACTTGTAGCTTACTTGTAGCTTACTTGTAGCATTGTGGCAATATAAGAAGTCAGATCGAAAATCATATGTCTTATCAGTCATTGAAAAACTCTGATGAAAACGTATCTGGCAAAGGATGTAAAGTGAATGTTGGGTTTATGTGTGGAAATGCCTCTGTAGGACTTCTTAGGATGCTGTAAGTAGTGTCATCCCTGGTGTAGTGTTACAGTGTAAGCAGAGGCCGGATAGAGTAGATGCTACTGTATGTGAAACAAGCCAAGGCTTGGGTCAGATGACAGGCTGCTGTAATGGAAGATGGAAGTGAAAATTTGACAAGACAACGACTCTTTCTTAAAGTGAATAACTTGATGACATTTCTACAATTCTTTGGAGCATATCTCTGACTAGAAATCCTGTCCATAGATGGTGGTGAAAGTTCTGCAGTTTTCTGTCAGATGAATTGAAAATCTGTCGTATATCGTATTCGTGGATTatataatcaagaattttccatCACCTACTTTATGGCAGCCATGTTGGAGGAATGCTGCTATTGTAGCCCATGTTAATATGGCTCCAGTATGGCCAAAAAGCTCTTCTTCTTCTGGACTAGTAAACCAGTTCACATGCAAACCAGAAAAATGTAGTTCAAGCGCTCAGTAATTTCTGCCCAGGTTATAGACAAACACAAGGGGACGTGCGAATAACCTGGCTGCGTTATAATGTTGTTGTAAATCCACTTGATTTACGTTACTCCAGCAAAATTGCTTCACTTGACACAGAGCATAATACAAGACATTTCTGAAGCCATCAATATGGTTAAGGGGTTGAAAGTTTGGGATCCCATATAGAAAtactttcatattttttgtattatttacatatatataattggTAAAACTGACATCTTTGTGAATTGGAAGGGTACCCAGAAGGGTGCACATGGATTATACCCTGTGATGTCATGCATGCCTCATTCAATGCTACATTAAAGGTATTTCCACATCAGCCAAATAGTGACAGAAACCACCAAAGAGTAACTTTCGGTTGTACCCAGATAACGGTGTTCTAATAATTTAGTCCTGTTTCTCTGTGAACTGGGGTAGTTCTCTATGGTGAGCATTTTCATTTGTGTATGTGCATTACCTTTTTCCTCGCAGGCAGGGTCAGCTGACGTCGTCGATGTAAGTGGATAACTAGGTTCTCAGCATGTTATAAGCCA
Above is a window of Liolophura sinensis isolate JHLJ2023 chromosome 7, CUHK_Ljap_v2, whole genome shotgun sequence DNA encoding:
- the LOC135471391 gene encoding rho-associated protein kinase 1-like encodes the protein MINGCRLKADDFEVVKVIGRGAFGEVQLVRHRNSRKVFAMKLLSKYEMIKRSDSAFFWEEREIMANANSEWIVQLHYSFQDPRYLYMVMDYMPGGDLVNLMSNYDVPEKWAKFYCAEVVLALDAIHSMGFVHRDVKPDNMLLDAAGHLKLADFGTCMRMDKDGMVRSDTAVGTPDYISPEVLKSQGGDGYYGRECDWWSVGVFLYEMLVGDTPFYADSLVGTYGKIMDHKNSLDFPQDLEISSEAKSLICAFLTDRVERLGQHGVDEIKSHRFFKNETWSWSTIRTTNPPVVPDLTSDVDTSNFDEIEKDESPPETFAVPKAFAGNHLPFIGFTYNRDNILFGNTPASTPVSTSINLFKKKTTK